The proteins below are encoded in one region of Neoasaia chiangmaiensis:
- a CDS encoding glycine betaine ABC transporter substrate-binding protein — MNTITLGHLRDTLHAGCASAVARVLDAYEMDVSFVDASPEELPDLLAEGEIDLLVSAWMPRDRHLARGMREIGQLYLPVYVWAATKPVGDIETLGAQEIARIVTTPPNVARLRDALANLPALQAVPVDVVDDDDIFDHVAGLDAGATSLVVLAQPHALFHTDMLHVVNDPAHRLGAEMEARMLVRDATAACVDSDMIDELSEMMLGNKVMSALDYAIRVENVDPEEAAEAWQRGRLLPR; from the coding sequence ATGAACACGATTACGCTCGGGCACCTGCGCGATACCCTTCATGCCGGTTGCGCGAGCGCCGTGGCACGGGTGCTGGATGCCTATGAAATGGATGTGTCCTTCGTCGATGCGTCGCCGGAGGAACTGCCGGACCTGTTGGCAGAAGGTGAGATCGACCTGCTGGTCTCCGCCTGGATGCCACGTGACAGACATCTGGCGCGGGGGATGCGCGAGATCGGCCAGCTTTATCTGCCGGTCTATGTCTGGGCGGCGACGAAGCCAGTGGGGGATATCGAGACCCTTGGCGCACAGGAAATCGCCCGTATCGTGACAACGCCGCCGAATGTGGCGCGCCTTCGCGATGCGTTGGCGAACCTTCCCGCCTTGCAGGCAGTCCCGGTCGATGTGGTCGACGATGACGATATCTTCGACCATGTGGCCGGATTGGATGCCGGAGCAACATCGTTGGTTGTCCTTGCGCAGCCGCACGCGCTTTTCCATACGGATATGTTGCATGTCGTCAACGATCCGGCGCATCGCCTCGGCGCGGAAATGGAAGCGCGGATGCTGGTGCGGGATGCCACGGCAGCATGCGTGGATTCCGACATGATCGATGAATTGTCGGAAATGATGTTGGGCAACAAGGTCATGAGTGCGCTCGACTATGCCATCCGCGTCGAGAACGTCGATCCGGAGGAGGCCGCCGAGGCCTGGCAGCGCGGACGCCTGTTGCCGCGCTAG
- a CDS encoding YdcF family protein has protein sequence MHYLIVFGAAPLPDGQPSEAMRRRVAAALHFGRHDPDIRFLLTGGIARRQRRSGPSEAAIMADLLVRDGIGRDRIDLEPMARDTFDSARYCGAFLRGIGYFGPLYICSSAYHLPRCRMLMRLSGWRTVAVKAAPASSGRIWRAWYWRLREVPAMMWDAMLMVHHRLNRVSISGDRQQD, from the coding sequence TTGCATTACCTGATCGTTTTCGGTGCGGCCCCGCTGCCCGATGGGCAACCGAGCGAGGCCATGCGGCGACGTGTTGCCGCGGCCCTGCATTTTGGGCGGCATGACCCGGACATACGCTTTCTGCTGACGGGCGGCATCGCGCGACGTCAGCGCCGCTCCGGCCCAAGCGAGGCCGCCATCATGGCCGATCTTCTGGTCAGGGATGGAATCGGCCGCGATCGGATCGATCTGGAGCCGATGGCGCGCGATACCTTCGATTCGGCGCGCTATTGCGGCGCGTTCCTGCGTGGGATCGGATATTTCGGGCCGCTGTATATCTGCAGCAGTGCCTATCATCTGCCACGTTGCCGGATGTTGATGCGACTTTCAGGCTGGAGGACGGTGGCCGTCAAGGCTGCGCCGGCGTCTTCCGGACGAATCTGGCGCGCATGGTATTGGCGATTAAGGGAAGTTCCGGCCATGATGTGGGACGCCATGCTCATGGTTCATCATCGCCTGAATCGGGTCTCGATATCGGGCGATCGGCAGCAGGATTGA